Proteins encoded together in one Macadamia integrifolia cultivar HAES 741 chromosome 8, SCU_Mint_v3, whole genome shotgun sequence window:
- the LOC122085420 gene encoding putative E3 ubiquitin-protein ligase XBAT31, with translation MGQGLSCRAREEHGLLGAVQIGDLDTVVALLERDPTLLHQSSVYDKLSPLHIAAAYGQIEIVSFLLDRSIQPDILNRHKQTPLMLAAMHGKISCVRKLLQAGANILMFDSVHGRTCLHYAAYHGHSDCLQAILSAAHSSPVAESWGFARFVNVRDDGGATPLHLAARQRRADCVHILLDSGALVSASSAGFGCPGSTPLHLAARGGSLDCVRELLAWGADRLQRDSSGRIPYTVALKYKHRACAALLNPSSAEPLVWPSPLKFISELNPEAKVLLERALMEANREREKSILKGMACLLPSPSYSDGDASLDDNISEESDYEMCCICFDQVCTIEVRDCGHQMCAQCTLALCCHNKPNPNTAWMSAPVCPFCRSSIVQLVVVQSKTEDEMDMDMDMDMDTNCSKIRKSRKSRTFSEGSSSFKGLSAVGSFGKMGGRGSGRIAADSSDWVDKP, from the exons TATGATAAGCTGTCCCCCCTTCATATCGCTGCTGCTTATGGTCAGATCGAG ATTGTGTCCTTCCTTTTAGATCGATCTATTCAGCCCGATATCTTGAATCGTCATAAGCAG ACTCCACTTATGCTGGCTGCAATGCACGGCAAGATCTCCTGTGTGCGGAAGCTACTTCAAGCCGGGGCGAAT attttgatgtttgattcTGTCCACGGAAGGACTTGCTTACACTATGCTGCTTATCACGGACATTCCGATTGCCTCCAAGCCATTCTCTCAGCTGCCCATTCGAGCCCTGTTGCCGAATCTTG GGGATTCGCACGCTTTGTGAATGTTAGAGACGATGGCGGAGCTACTCCTTTGCACTTAGCGGCCCGTCAAAGAAGGGCTGATTGTGTTCATATCCTGTTAGATAGTGGGGCTCTTGTCTCTGCCTCTTCGGCCGGATTTGG CTGCCCGGGGAGCACGCCACTTCATTTGGCAGCTCGAGGAGGTTCATTGGATTGTGTCCGGGAACTTCTTGCATGGGGTGCAGATCGCCTTCAAAGAGACTCATCTGG GAGAATACCATATACGGTTGCTTTGAAATACAAGCACAGAGCATGTGCAGCACTGCTGAACCCATCGTCAGCAGAGCCTCTTGTGTGGCCATCACCTTTGAAATTCATTAGTGAACTTAATCCAGAGGCAAAGGTCTTGCTGGAGAGGGCCCTTATGGAAGCAaacagggagagggagaagagtaTCTTGAAGGGGATGGCATGCTTACTTCCGTCGCCTTCATATTCTGATGGAGACGCCAGTCTTGATGACAATATCTCTGAG GAAAGCGACTACGAGATGTGCTGCATATGCTTTGACCAGGTCTGCACAATTGAGGTCAGAGACTGTGGCCACCAGATGTGTGCTCAATGCACTCTAGCTTTGTGCTGCCACAACAAGCCAAACCCGAATACCGCATGGATGAGCGCCCCTGTCTGCCCATTTTGCCGCAGCAGTATCGTCCAACTGGTGGTTGTCCAGAGCAAGACCGAGGATGAAATGGACATGGATATGGATATGGACATGGACACCAATTGCTCAAAGATAAGGAAGTCCAGGAAGTCGAGGACCTTTAGCGAGGGCAGCAGCAGCTTCAAGGGCTTGTCAGCCGTGGGTTCATTTGGGAAGATGGGTGGCCGTGGTTCAGGAAGGATTGCTGCTGACAGCAGTGATTGGGTTGATAAACCATGA
- the LOC122085833 gene encoding uncharacterized protein At3g17950-like has product MLVTQSQTQSTSGAMTQQEDGWPLGLQPLNVRVGLVRNRDYSGSISFNTLITGSPSSSTDSSSDLDTESTGSFFHDKSMTLGSLIGVSSILELSGRSGGGRRAEVLRNRKSYRSKTWFFSLCSRGEDSPDGLNNPPSLGHFLEAERRAANDYRRNQSPTIYEADEFAIERSSSEPNPLFVDGRIAPPQSNSWFDSEVGGTSQNHKSLDHGNGYPVPVLFSCVCGQP; this is encoded by the exons ATGTTGGTAACTCAATCACAGACCCAGAGTACTTCAGGAGCTATGACTCAACAG GAAGATGGATGGCCTCTGGGTTTGCAACCGTTGAATGTGAGAGTTGGGTTGGTTAGGAACCGTGATTATTCTGGATCAATTTCATTCAACACTTTGATCACTGGTTCTCCAAGTTCCTCTACGGATTCTTCTTCAGATTTGGATACAGAG TCCACAGGGTCCTTCTTCCATGACAAGAGCATGACACTTGGAAGTCTCATTGGTGTGTCCAGCATTCTAGAGCTCTCAGGAAGATCGGGTGGAGGAAGAAGAGCAGAAGTCTTGAGAAACAGGAAGAGTTACAGATCCAAAACTTGGTTCTTCTCTCTATGCTCGAGAGGTGAAGATAGTCCTGATGGATTGAACAACCCACCATCCTTAGGCCATTTTCTTGAAGCAGAGAGGAGAGCTGCTAACGATTACAGGAGGAATCAGAGTCCAACTATTTATGAAGCTGATGAGTTTGCCATAGAAAGGAGTTCCTCTGAACCAAATCCGCTATTCGTTGATGGGCGCATAGCACCTCCTCAGTCAAACTCATGGTTTGATTCAGAAGTTGGTGGTACATCCCAGAACCACAAGAGCTTGGACCATGGAAATGGGTACCCTGTTCCGGTACTGTTTTCATGTGTGTGTGGACAACCCTAG